From one Brachypodium distachyon strain Bd21 chromosome 4, Brachypodium_distachyon_v3.0, whole genome shotgun sequence genomic stretch:
- the LOC100825234 gene encoding mRNA-capping enzyme isoform X2, protein MIFSMDLNASPLPEEDEQPYEEPVEVDYAQEELVESAVATLHREREERRMKLKREQQDEDSRLHSQQIRNDHAPQIKVARGRIKETPQGWLDCPGFGEPIDRIIPSKVPLDETFNESVPPGKRYSSKQVIGKQRKAGRDIGLVIDLTNTSRYYSPAEWTKQGTKHVKIPCKGRDTVPDNESVNEFVYEVMMFLERQKQSKSPKYVLVHCTHGHNRTGFMIIHYLMRTHISSVAEAINIFAKRRPPGIYKRDYIEALYSFYHEVPGNMIVTCPSTPEWKRPSDLDLNGEAKLDDEDDNADLAPAHNEVEVKVITNDDVLGDALPYDQQEALRIVCYRLLELPPARGHAQFPGSHPVSLNSDNLQLLRQRYYYATWKADGTRYMMLIMRDGCFLIDRNFSFRRVQMRFPRRNLNEGLHDMTLIDGEMIIDTVPGSGLKRRYLAYDLMALDSVSKTKLPFSERWRLIEDEIIRPRYCERKQFESGAKSNPIYKYDMELFSARRKDFWLLSTAKRVLKKFIPSLCHDADGLIFQFFFCAVDQSQIHGC, encoded by the exons ATGATCTTCTCTATGGATTTGAATGCATCACCATTGCCCGAAGAAGATGAACAACCTTATGAAGAACCTGTCGAGGTCGATTATGCACAAGAGGAACTTGTCGAATCTGCTGTCGCAACATTGCATAGG GAGCGTGAAGAGAGACGCATGAAATTAAAGAGAGAGCAACAGGATGAAGACTCGAGGCTTCATTCTCAGCAGATTAGAAATGATCATGCACCTCAAATCAAAGTTGCTAGAGGGCGGATCAAAGAGACACCTCAGG GCTGGTTGGATTGCCCTGGATTTGGTGAGCCAATAGACAGAATCATACCCTCTAAAGTTCCTCTTGATGAAACATTCAATGAGTCAGTGCCTCCTGGCAAGAGATACTCTTCCAAACAAGTAATAGGCAAGCAAAGAAAAGCTGGTCGTGAC ATAGGTTTGGTGATTGATCTGACAAATACTTCTCGGTATTACTCACCAGCAGAATGGACAAAGCAAGGTACTAAGCATGTCAAG ATTCCTTGCAAGGGAAGAGACACTGTACCGGATAATGAATCTGTCAATGAATTTGTCTATGAG GTGATGATGTTTCTTGAACGACAAAAGCAGTCAAAGAGTCCAAAGTATGTCCTAGTTCACTGTACCCATGGTCATAATCGTACAGGTTTCATGATTATTCATTACCTCATGCGCACACACATCTCTTCTGTTGCTGAG GCAATAAATATATTTGCTAAAAGGCGACCTCCTGGTATATATAAGAGGGACTACATTGAAGCGTTGTATTCATTTTATCATGAGGTTCCTGGGAATATGATTGTAACATGCCCTTCAACACCAGAATGGAAGAGACCCTCTGATCTTGATTTAAATGGTGAAGCTAAGCTAGATGACGAGGATGACAATGCTGATCTTGCACCGGCACAT AATGAGGTAGAGGTGAAAGTCATCACTAATGATGATGTGTTGGGAGATGCCTTACCTTACGATCAGCAAGAAGCTCTGCGCATTGTATGTTATAGGTTGCTTGAACTGCCCCCT GCAAGAGGGCATGCACAATTTCCAGGATCACATCCAGTCTCCCTTAACAG TGACAATCTGCAGCTACTTAGACAGCGATACTATTATGCTACATGGAAAGCTGATGGAACCCGATATATGATGCTTATAATGAGGGATGGTTGTTTCTTGATTGATCGGAATTTTAGCTTTAGAAGAGTTCAGATGCGCTTTCCCCGTAGAAACCTTAATGAA GGCCTGCATGATATGACCTTGATTGATGGAGAAATGATTATAGACACAGTACCAGGTTCAGGATTGAAGAGGAGGTACTTGGCATATGATCTAATGGCACTTGATTCAGTGTCCAAAACGAAG TTGCCCTTTTCTGAAAGGTGGAGATTGATTGAAGATGAAATAATCCGTCCACGTTATTGTGAGAGAAAGCAGTTTGAGAGTGGTGCTAAGAGCAATCCGATATACAAATATGATATGGAACTATTTTCG GCCAGGAGAAAGGATTTTTGGCTACTCTCCACCGCAAAAAGGGTACTGAAGAAGTTTATTCCATCACTTTGCCATGATGCTGATGGCCTTATATTTCAG ttttttttttgtgctgtTGATCAATCACAAATACATGGGTGTTGA
- the LOC100834960 gene encoding methylthioribose-1-phosphate isomerase codes for MGESTSALQSILYDRGSLRLLDQRKLPLEEVYIDVKDSTDGWNAIRDMVVRGAPAIAIAAALSLAVEVFNQDFIGTSEEAASFVSKKLEYLVSSRPTAVNLSDAATKLQNLVLRTAETAKDAKSIFQVFIEATETMLVDDVADNKAIGLHGAEFLQRQVGRSKNISVLTHCNTGSLATAGYGTALGVIRALHSGGVLEKAFCTETRPFNQGSRLTAFELVHDKIPATLIADSAAAALMNNGQIQAVIVGADRIAANGDTANKIGTYNLSISAKHHGVEFYVAAPVTSIDLSLASGKQIVIEERSPKELLNSEGGLGKQVAASGISVWNPAFDVTPANLITAIITEKGVITKSDPNGTFDIKGFIKSAK; via the exons ATGGGCGAATCCACCAGCGCGCTTCAGTCCATCCTCTACGACCGTGGGTCGCTTCGCCTTCTCGACCAG AGGAAGCTGCCCCTCGAGGAGGTCTACATCGATGTCAAGGACTCCACCGATGGATG GAATGCGATCAGAGACATGGTTGTCCGTGGTGCTCCCGCAATAGCCATAGCAGCAGCATTATCATTAGCTGTTGAAGTTTTTAACCAGGATTTCATCGGTACATCTGAGGAAGCAGCCTCATTTGTTTCCAAGAAGTTGGAATACCTTGTTTCCAG cCGGCCAACTGCAGTGAACCTATCTGATGCTGCCACAAAGCTTCAGAACTTAGTGCTAAGAACTGCTGAAACAGCAAAAGATGCCAAATCTATCTTTCAG GTCTTTATTGAAGCTACTGAGACTATGCTAGTTGATGATGTGGCTGATAATAAGGCAATTGGCTTGCATGGAGCTGAATTTCTTCAACGGCAGGTTGGAAGATCGAAAAACATCTCCGTTCTAACTCATTGTAATACTGGCAG CCTTGCAACTGCTGGTTATGGAACTGCCCTTGGGGTTATCCGTGCTCTGCACTCTGGAGGCGTTTTGGAGAAAGCCTTCTGCACTGAAACTCGTCCATTCAACCAG GGTTCCAGGCTTACGGCTTTTGAGTTAGTTCATGATAAAATACCTGCAACGTTGATAGCAGAttctgctgcagctgcacTGATGAATAATGGACAGATTCAAGCTGTAATTGTCGGTGCTGATCGTATAGCTGCAAATG GTGACACAGCCAACAAGATAGGCACATACAACCTGTCAATTTCCGCAAAGCATCACGGCGTGGAATTTTACGTGGCAGCACCAGTAACTTCGATTGATCTCTCCCTTGCATCTGGGAAGCAAATCGTCATAGAAGAAAGATCTCCAAAGGAATTGCTGAACTCTGAAGGTGGTCTAGGAAAGCAAGTCGCTGCGTCAGGTATATCGGTCTGGAACCCCGCCTTCGATGTTACCCCAGCAAATCTAATAACCGCAATCATAACAGAGAAG GGAGTTATCACAAAGTCTGATCCTAATGGAACGTTCGACATCAAGGGTTTCATCAAATCTGCAAAGTAA
- the LOC100825234 gene encoding mRNA-capping enzyme isoform X3 has protein sequence MIFSMDLNASPLPEEDEQPYEEPVEVDYAQEELVESAVATLHREREERRMKLKREQQDEDSRLHSQQIRNDHAPQIKVARGRIKETPQGWLDCPGFGEPIDRIIPSKVPLDETFNESVPPGKRYSSKQVIGKQRKAGRDIGLVIDLTNTSRYYSPAEWTKQGTKHVKIPCKGRDTVPDNESVNEFVYEVMMFLERQKQSKSPKYVLVHCTHGHNRTGFMIIHYLMRTHISSVAEAINIFAKRRPPGIYKRDYIEALYSFYHEVPGNMIVTCPSTPEWKRPSDLDLNGEAKLDDEDDNADLAPAHNEVEVKVITNDDVLGDALPYDQQEALRIVCYRLLELPPARGHAQFPGSHPVSLNSDNLQLLRQRYYYATWKADGTRYMMLIMRDGCFLIDRNFSFRRVQMRFPRRNLNEGLHDMTLIDGEMIIDTVPGSGLKRRYLAYDLMALDSVSKTKLPFSERWRLIEDEIIRPRYCERKQFESGAKSNPIYKYDMELFSARRKDFWLLSTAKRVLKKFIPSLCHDADGLIFQEA, from the exons ATGATCTTCTCTATGGATTTGAATGCATCACCATTGCCCGAAGAAGATGAACAACCTTATGAAGAACCTGTCGAGGTCGATTATGCACAAGAGGAACTTGTCGAATCTGCTGTCGCAACATTGCATAGG GAGCGTGAAGAGAGACGCATGAAATTAAAGAGAGAGCAACAGGATGAAGACTCGAGGCTTCATTCTCAGCAGATTAGAAATGATCATGCACCTCAAATCAAAGTTGCTAGAGGGCGGATCAAAGAGACACCTCAGG GCTGGTTGGATTGCCCTGGATTTGGTGAGCCAATAGACAGAATCATACCCTCTAAAGTTCCTCTTGATGAAACATTCAATGAGTCAGTGCCTCCTGGCAAGAGATACTCTTCCAAACAAGTAATAGGCAAGCAAAGAAAAGCTGGTCGTGAC ATAGGTTTGGTGATTGATCTGACAAATACTTCTCGGTATTACTCACCAGCAGAATGGACAAAGCAAGGTACTAAGCATGTCAAG ATTCCTTGCAAGGGAAGAGACACTGTACCGGATAATGAATCTGTCAATGAATTTGTCTATGAG GTGATGATGTTTCTTGAACGACAAAAGCAGTCAAAGAGTCCAAAGTATGTCCTAGTTCACTGTACCCATGGTCATAATCGTACAGGTTTCATGATTATTCATTACCTCATGCGCACACACATCTCTTCTGTTGCTGAG GCAATAAATATATTTGCTAAAAGGCGACCTCCTGGTATATATAAGAGGGACTACATTGAAGCGTTGTATTCATTTTATCATGAGGTTCCTGGGAATATGATTGTAACATGCCCTTCAACACCAGAATGGAAGAGACCCTCTGATCTTGATTTAAATGGTGAAGCTAAGCTAGATGACGAGGATGACAATGCTGATCTTGCACCGGCACAT AATGAGGTAGAGGTGAAAGTCATCACTAATGATGATGTGTTGGGAGATGCCTTACCTTACGATCAGCAAGAAGCTCTGCGCATTGTATGTTATAGGTTGCTTGAACTGCCCCCT GCAAGAGGGCATGCACAATTTCCAGGATCACATCCAGTCTCCCTTAACAG TGACAATCTGCAGCTACTTAGACAGCGATACTATTATGCTACATGGAAAGCTGATGGAACCCGATATATGATGCTTATAATGAGGGATGGTTGTTTCTTGATTGATCGGAATTTTAGCTTTAGAAGAGTTCAGATGCGCTTTCCCCGTAGAAACCTTAATGAA GGCCTGCATGATATGACCTTGATTGATGGAGAAATGATTATAGACACAGTACCAGGTTCAGGATTGAAGAGGAGGTACTTGGCATATGATCTAATGGCACTTGATTCAGTGTCCAAAACGAAG TTGCCCTTTTCTGAAAGGTGGAGATTGATTGAAGATGAAATAATCCGTCCACGTTATTGTGAGAGAAAGCAGTTTGAGAGTGGTGCTAAGAGCAATCCGATATACAAATATGATATGGAACTATTTTCG GCCAGGAGAAAGGATTTTTGGCTACTCTCCACCGCAAAAAGGGTACTGAAGAAGTTTATTCCATCACTTTGCCATGATGCTGATGGCCTTATATTTCAG GAAGCATGA
- the LOC100825234 gene encoding mRNA-capping enzyme isoform X4 → MIFSMDLNASPLPEEDEQPYEEPVEVDYAQEELVESAVATLHREREERRMKLKREQQDEDSRLHSQQIRNDHAPQIKVARGRIKETPQGWLDCPGFGEPIDRIIPSKVPLDETFNESVPPGKRYSSKQVIGKQRKAGRDIGLVIDLTNTSRYYSPAEWTKQGTKHVKIPCKGRDTVPDNESVNEFVYEVMMFLERQKQSKSPKYVLVHCTHGHNRTGFMIIHYLMRTHISSVAEAINIFAKRRPPGIYKRDYIEALYSFYHEVPGNMIVTCPSTPEWKRPSDLDLNGEAKLDDEDDNADLAPAHNEVEVKVITNDDVLGDALPYDQQEALRIVCYRLLELPPARGHAQFPGSHPVSLNSDNLQLLRQRYYYATWKADGTRYMMLIMRDGCFLIDRNFSFRRVQMRFPRRNLNEGLHDMTLIDGEMIIDTVPGSGLKRRYLAYDLMALDSVSKTKEYFCV, encoded by the exons ATGATCTTCTCTATGGATTTGAATGCATCACCATTGCCCGAAGAAGATGAACAACCTTATGAAGAACCTGTCGAGGTCGATTATGCACAAGAGGAACTTGTCGAATCTGCTGTCGCAACATTGCATAGG GAGCGTGAAGAGAGACGCATGAAATTAAAGAGAGAGCAACAGGATGAAGACTCGAGGCTTCATTCTCAGCAGATTAGAAATGATCATGCACCTCAAATCAAAGTTGCTAGAGGGCGGATCAAAGAGACACCTCAGG GCTGGTTGGATTGCCCTGGATTTGGTGAGCCAATAGACAGAATCATACCCTCTAAAGTTCCTCTTGATGAAACATTCAATGAGTCAGTGCCTCCTGGCAAGAGATACTCTTCCAAACAAGTAATAGGCAAGCAAAGAAAAGCTGGTCGTGAC ATAGGTTTGGTGATTGATCTGACAAATACTTCTCGGTATTACTCACCAGCAGAATGGACAAAGCAAGGTACTAAGCATGTCAAG ATTCCTTGCAAGGGAAGAGACACTGTACCGGATAATGAATCTGTCAATGAATTTGTCTATGAG GTGATGATGTTTCTTGAACGACAAAAGCAGTCAAAGAGTCCAAAGTATGTCCTAGTTCACTGTACCCATGGTCATAATCGTACAGGTTTCATGATTATTCATTACCTCATGCGCACACACATCTCTTCTGTTGCTGAG GCAATAAATATATTTGCTAAAAGGCGACCTCCTGGTATATATAAGAGGGACTACATTGAAGCGTTGTATTCATTTTATCATGAGGTTCCTGGGAATATGATTGTAACATGCCCTTCAACACCAGAATGGAAGAGACCCTCTGATCTTGATTTAAATGGTGAAGCTAAGCTAGATGACGAGGATGACAATGCTGATCTTGCACCGGCACAT AATGAGGTAGAGGTGAAAGTCATCACTAATGATGATGTGTTGGGAGATGCCTTACCTTACGATCAGCAAGAAGCTCTGCGCATTGTATGTTATAGGTTGCTTGAACTGCCCCCT GCAAGAGGGCATGCACAATTTCCAGGATCACATCCAGTCTCCCTTAACAG TGACAATCTGCAGCTACTTAGACAGCGATACTATTATGCTACATGGAAAGCTGATGGAACCCGATATATGATGCTTATAATGAGGGATGGTTGTTTCTTGATTGATCGGAATTTTAGCTTTAGAAGAGTTCAGATGCGCTTTCCCCGTAGAAACCTTAATGAA GGCCTGCATGATATGACCTTGATTGATGGAGAAATGATTATAGACACAGTACCAGGTTCAGGATTGAAGAGGAGGTACTTGGCATATGATCTAATGGCACTTGATTCAGTGTCCAAAACGAAG GAGTATTTCTGTGTGTAG
- the LOC100825234 gene encoding mRNA-capping enzyme isoform X1 produces the protein MIFSMDLNASPLPEEDEQPYEEPVEVDYAQEELVESAVATLHREREERRMKLKREQQDEDSRLHSQQIRNDHAPQIKVARGRIKETPQGWLDCPGFGEPIDRIIPSKVPLDETFNESVPPGKRYSSKQVIGKQRKAGRDIGLVIDLTNTSRYYSPAEWTKQGTKHVKIPCKGRDTVPDNESVNEFVYEVMMFLERQKQSKSPKYVLVHCTHGHNRTGFMIIHYLMRTHISSVAEAINIFAKRRPPGIYKRDYIEALYSFYHEVPGNMIVTCPSTPEWKRPSDLDLNGEAKLDDEDDNADLAPAHNEVEVKVITNDDVLGDALPYDQQEALRIVCYRLLELPPARGHAQFPGSHPVSLNSDNLQLLRQRYYYATWKADGTRYMMLIMRDGCFLIDRNFSFRRVQMRFPRRNLNEGLHDMTLIDGEMIIDTVPGSGLKRRYLAYDLMALDSVSKTKLPFSERWRLIEDEIIRPRYCERKQFESGAKSNPIYKYDMELFSARRKDFWLLSTAKRVLKKFIPSLCHDADGLIFQGWDDPYVTRTHEGLLKWKYPEMNSVDFLFEVGNDNRQLVFLYERGKKKLMDGSRMVFPNEEDPSSISGRIVECSWSKEDQCWVCMRVRSDKSTPNDINTYRKVMRSITDNITEDKLLEEINEISNLPMYDDREKMAQQQAHAKMAQHQAHAKMAQHRRMPPQ, from the exons ATGATCTTCTCTATGGATTTGAATGCATCACCATTGCCCGAAGAAGATGAACAACCTTATGAAGAACCTGTCGAGGTCGATTATGCACAAGAGGAACTTGTCGAATCTGCTGTCGCAACATTGCATAGG GAGCGTGAAGAGAGACGCATGAAATTAAAGAGAGAGCAACAGGATGAAGACTCGAGGCTTCATTCTCAGCAGATTAGAAATGATCATGCACCTCAAATCAAAGTTGCTAGAGGGCGGATCAAAGAGACACCTCAGG GCTGGTTGGATTGCCCTGGATTTGGTGAGCCAATAGACAGAATCATACCCTCTAAAGTTCCTCTTGATGAAACATTCAATGAGTCAGTGCCTCCTGGCAAGAGATACTCTTCCAAACAAGTAATAGGCAAGCAAAGAAAAGCTGGTCGTGAC ATAGGTTTGGTGATTGATCTGACAAATACTTCTCGGTATTACTCACCAGCAGAATGGACAAAGCAAGGTACTAAGCATGTCAAG ATTCCTTGCAAGGGAAGAGACACTGTACCGGATAATGAATCTGTCAATGAATTTGTCTATGAG GTGATGATGTTTCTTGAACGACAAAAGCAGTCAAAGAGTCCAAAGTATGTCCTAGTTCACTGTACCCATGGTCATAATCGTACAGGTTTCATGATTATTCATTACCTCATGCGCACACACATCTCTTCTGTTGCTGAG GCAATAAATATATTTGCTAAAAGGCGACCTCCTGGTATATATAAGAGGGACTACATTGAAGCGTTGTATTCATTTTATCATGAGGTTCCTGGGAATATGATTGTAACATGCCCTTCAACACCAGAATGGAAGAGACCCTCTGATCTTGATTTAAATGGTGAAGCTAAGCTAGATGACGAGGATGACAATGCTGATCTTGCACCGGCACAT AATGAGGTAGAGGTGAAAGTCATCACTAATGATGATGTGTTGGGAGATGCCTTACCTTACGATCAGCAAGAAGCTCTGCGCATTGTATGTTATAGGTTGCTTGAACTGCCCCCT GCAAGAGGGCATGCACAATTTCCAGGATCACATCCAGTCTCCCTTAACAG TGACAATCTGCAGCTACTTAGACAGCGATACTATTATGCTACATGGAAAGCTGATGGAACCCGATATATGATGCTTATAATGAGGGATGGTTGTTTCTTGATTGATCGGAATTTTAGCTTTAGAAGAGTTCAGATGCGCTTTCCCCGTAGAAACCTTAATGAA GGCCTGCATGATATGACCTTGATTGATGGAGAAATGATTATAGACACAGTACCAGGTTCAGGATTGAAGAGGAGGTACTTGGCATATGATCTAATGGCACTTGATTCAGTGTCCAAAACGAAG TTGCCCTTTTCTGAAAGGTGGAGATTGATTGAAGATGAAATAATCCGTCCACGTTATTGTGAGAGAAAGCAGTTTGAGAGTGGTGCTAAGAGCAATCCGATATACAAATATGATATGGAACTATTTTCG GCCAGGAGAAAGGATTTTTGGCTACTCTCCACCGCAAAAAGGGTACTGAAGAAGTTTATTCCATCACTTTGCCATGATGCTGATGGCCTTATATTTCAG GGGTGGGATGATCCATATGTAACTCGTACTCATGAAGGTCTTCTTAAGTGGAAATACCCTGAAATGAATTCAGTTGACTTTTTGTTTGAG GTTGGCAATGATAATCGCCAGCTGGTTTTCCTTTACGAGAGAGGCAAAAAGAAACTCATGGATGGTTCTCGGATGGTATTTCCAA ATGAAGAAGACCCATCCTCCATCTCTGGGAGGATTGTTGAGTGCTCTTGGAGCAAGGAAGATCAGTGTTGGGTCTGCATGCGTGTTAGATCTGATAAATCAACCCCAAACGATATCAACACATATCGCAAG GTAATGAGGAGTATCACCGACAATATAACCGAAGACAAGCTTCTAGAAGAGATCAATGAGATAAGCAACCTCCCGATGTATGATGATAGGGAAAAGATGGCCCAACAACAAGCTCATgcaaagatggcacaacatcAAGCTCATgcaaagatggcacaacatcGGCGGATGCCACCACAGTAG